One segment of Ziziphus jujuba cultivar Dongzao chromosome 12, ASM3175591v1 DNA contains the following:
- the LOC107428474 gene encoding pentatricopeptide repeat-containing protein At1g13040, mitochondrial isoform X1, with the protein MYHSLGVQRLLYRTRISYYVKAGFINQAVQLFDEMTNSSCRVFSIDYNRFIGVLVRQSRFDLADYYYCKMIPQGFSLTPFTYSRFISALCTVGSKRSNFDHVDKLLKDMDKLGYFPDIWAFNIYLDFLCGESRVELAMQVFGKMVEKGREPDVVTYTILIHGLCKARNFDTAVELWRTMFEKGFSFDIIACSVLVNGLCNGGKVDLAYELTIGEMKGRVKFNNLIYNLLISGYCRAGRIDKAKAIERFMKSNGNVPDLVTYNSFLNYYCDELMLEMAQDLLKKMESNGIEADVYSYNHLLKGLCKANRPDKAYLLMVNKMELKGLCNVVSYNTIIGAFCKGRNTRRAYKLFEEMGSKGIMPDVVTFTILIKAFLREANYTVVNKLRDQMVGMGLRPDRKLYTAILDHCCKTGEIGMARSIFNVMIENDIAPDVISYNALINGLRKAAKLDEAMHLYEEMQNKGFNPDEVTFKLLICGLIREKKLSVACGVWGQMMEKGFTLEEDYWRMLLFGVKMGMGLTSIKLKYFMEFTWRVEDTLYFENGSVITLVFGQHKSEYKGPAEYR; encoded by the exons ATGTATCATAGTCTTGGCGTTCAACGCCTCTTATACAGAACTCGCATATCATACTACGTCAAAGCCGGTTTCATTAATCAAGCCGTCCAACTGTTCGACGAAATGACCAACTCGAGCTGCCGCGTATTTAGCATAGACTACAACCGATTCATCGGCGTCTTGGTCCGCCAATCGCGCTTCGATTTAGCCGACTACTATTATTGCAAGATGATCCCTCAGGGATTTTCATTGACCCCATTTACTTACTCTAGGTTCATTTCTGCTTTGTGTACCGTTGGAAGCAAAAGGAGTAATTTCGATCACGTTGACAAGCTTCTTAAAGACATGGACAAACTCGGCTATTTCCCTGACATTTGGgcgtttaatatatatttggattttttgtgCGGAGAAAGTCGGGTGGAATTGGCAATGCAAGTGTTCGGCAAAATGGTTGAGAAGGGAAGAGAGCCTGACGTTGTTACATACACTATATTGATTCATGGGCTGTGCAAAGCTAGAAACTTCGACACTGCCGTAGAGCTTTGGCGTACTATGTTTGAAAAGGGGTTTTCTTTTGATATCATTGCGTGTTCAGTGCTTGTTAATGGGTTGTGTAATGGTGGGAAAGTTGATTTGGCATATGAACTTACAATTGGAGAAATGAAGGGTCGAGTAaagtttaacaatttgatatataatttactGATTAGCGGGTATTGTCGAGCAGGTAGGATTGATAAGGCAAAGGCTATCGAGCGGTTTATGAAGAGTAATGGGAATGTTCCAGATTTGGTTACTTATAATTCGTTCTTGAATTATTATTGTGACGAGTTGATGTTGGAGATGGCACAGgacttgttgaagaagatggagaGCAATGGAATCGAAGCTGATGTATATAGTTATAACCACCTTCTCAAGGGTCTTTGTAAAGCTAATCGGCCAGATAAGGCTTATTTGTTGATGGTGAATAAGATGGAGCTGAAAGGTTTGTGTAATGTTGTTTCATATAATACAATTATCGGAGCATTTTGCAAGGGTCGCAATACTAGAAGAGCTTACAAGCTGTTTGAGGAGATGGGGTCTAAAGGGATTATGCCAGATGTGGTAACATTCACAATTCTTATAAAAGCTTTTCTTAGAGAAGCTAATTATACTGTAGTAAACAAGCTTCGTGATCAGATGGTGGGGATGGGTCTACGGCCTGACCGGAAACTATACACAGCCATACTTGATCACTGTTGCAAGACAGGCGAGATTGGGATGGCTCGTAGTATTTTCAATGTTATGATTGAAAATGATATTGCTCCAGATGTGATTTCATACAATGCCCTTATAAATGGACTTCGTAAAGCTGCCAAATTGGATGAAGCCATGCACCTATACGAGGAAATGCAGAATAAAGGATTCAATCCTGATGAGGTGACTTTCAAATTGCTAATCTGTGGTCTCATACGGGAAAAGAAGCTTTCAGTGGCATGTGGCGTATGGGGACAGATGATGGAAAAAGGCTTTACTCTTGAAGAAG ATTACTGGAGAATGCTGCTGTTTGGGGTGAAGATGGGAATGGGCTTGACAAGTATCAAACTCAAATATTTTATG GAATTCACATGGCGTGTAGAGGACACACTGTATTTTGAGAATGGTAGTGTGATAACACTCGTATTTGGACAGCATAAATCTGAATATAAAG GACCCGCTGAATATAGGTGA
- the LOC107428474 gene encoding pentatricopeptide repeat-containing protein At1g13040, mitochondrial isoform X2 — translation MYHSLGVQRLLYRTRISYYVKAGFINQAVQLFDEMTNSSCRVFSIDYNRFIGVLVRQSRFDLADYYYCKMIPQGFSLTPFTYSRFISALCTVGSKRSNFDHVDKLLKDMDKLGYFPDIWAFNIYLDFLCGESRVELAMQVFGKMVEKGREPDVVTYTILIHGLCKARNFDTAVELWRTMFEKGFSFDIIACSVLVNGLCNGGKVDLAYELTIGEMKGRVKFNNLIYNLLISGYCRAGRIDKAKAIERFMKSNGNVPDLVTYNSFLNYYCDELMLEMAQDLLKKMESNGIEADVYSYNHLLKGLCKANRPDKAYLLMVNKMELKGLCNVVSYNTIIGAFCKGRNTRRAYKLFEEMGSKGIMPDVVTFTILIKAFLREANYTVVNKLRDQMVGMGLRPDRKLYTAILDHCCKTGEIGMARSIFNVMIENDIAPDVISYNALINGLRKAAKLDEAMHLYEEMQNKGFNPDEVTFKLLICGLIREKKLSVACGVWGQMMEKGFTLEEDYWRMLLFGVKMGMGLTSIKLKYFMRTHCILRMVV, via the exons ATGTATCATAGTCTTGGCGTTCAACGCCTCTTATACAGAACTCGCATATCATACTACGTCAAAGCCGGTTTCATTAATCAAGCCGTCCAACTGTTCGACGAAATGACCAACTCGAGCTGCCGCGTATTTAGCATAGACTACAACCGATTCATCGGCGTCTTGGTCCGCCAATCGCGCTTCGATTTAGCCGACTACTATTATTGCAAGATGATCCCTCAGGGATTTTCATTGACCCCATTTACTTACTCTAGGTTCATTTCTGCTTTGTGTACCGTTGGAAGCAAAAGGAGTAATTTCGATCACGTTGACAAGCTTCTTAAAGACATGGACAAACTCGGCTATTTCCCTGACATTTGGgcgtttaatatatatttggattttttgtgCGGAGAAAGTCGGGTGGAATTGGCAATGCAAGTGTTCGGCAAAATGGTTGAGAAGGGAAGAGAGCCTGACGTTGTTACATACACTATATTGATTCATGGGCTGTGCAAAGCTAGAAACTTCGACACTGCCGTAGAGCTTTGGCGTACTATGTTTGAAAAGGGGTTTTCTTTTGATATCATTGCGTGTTCAGTGCTTGTTAATGGGTTGTGTAATGGTGGGAAAGTTGATTTGGCATATGAACTTACAATTGGAGAAATGAAGGGTCGAGTAaagtttaacaatttgatatataatttactGATTAGCGGGTATTGTCGAGCAGGTAGGATTGATAAGGCAAAGGCTATCGAGCGGTTTATGAAGAGTAATGGGAATGTTCCAGATTTGGTTACTTATAATTCGTTCTTGAATTATTATTGTGACGAGTTGATGTTGGAGATGGCACAGgacttgttgaagaagatggagaGCAATGGAATCGAAGCTGATGTATATAGTTATAACCACCTTCTCAAGGGTCTTTGTAAAGCTAATCGGCCAGATAAGGCTTATTTGTTGATGGTGAATAAGATGGAGCTGAAAGGTTTGTGTAATGTTGTTTCATATAATACAATTATCGGAGCATTTTGCAAGGGTCGCAATACTAGAAGAGCTTACAAGCTGTTTGAGGAGATGGGGTCTAAAGGGATTATGCCAGATGTGGTAACATTCACAATTCTTATAAAAGCTTTTCTTAGAGAAGCTAATTATACTGTAGTAAACAAGCTTCGTGATCAGATGGTGGGGATGGGTCTACGGCCTGACCGGAAACTATACACAGCCATACTTGATCACTGTTGCAAGACAGGCGAGATTGGGATGGCTCGTAGTATTTTCAATGTTATGATTGAAAATGATATTGCTCCAGATGTGATTTCATACAATGCCCTTATAAATGGACTTCGTAAAGCTGCCAAATTGGATGAAGCCATGCACCTATACGAGGAAATGCAGAATAAAGGATTCAATCCTGATGAGGTGACTTTCAAATTGCTAATCTGTGGTCTCATACGGGAAAAGAAGCTTTCAGTGGCATGTGGCGTATGGGGACAGATGATGGAAAAAGGCTTTACTCTTGAAGAAG ATTACTGGAGAATGCTGCTGTTTGGGGTGAAGATGGGAATGGGCTTGACAAGTATCAAACTCAAATATTTTATG AGGACACACTGTATTTTGAGAATGGTAGTGTGA
- the LOC107428474 gene encoding pentatricopeptide repeat-containing protein At1g13040, mitochondrial isoform X3 has product MYHSLGVQRLLYRTRISYYVKAGFINQAVQLFDEMTNSSCRVFSIDYNRFIGVLVRQSRFDLADYYYCKMIPQGFSLTPFTYSRFISALCTVGSKRSNFDHVDKLLKDMDKLGYFPDIWAFNIYLDFLCGESRVELAMQVFGKMVEKGREPDVVTYTILIHGLCKARNFDTAVELWRTMFEKGFSFDIIACSVLVNGLCNGGKVDLAYELTIGEMKGRVKFNNLIYNLLISGYCRAGRIDKAKAIERFMKSNGNVPDLVTYNSFLNYYCDELMLEMAQDLLKKMESNGIEADVYSYNHLLKGLCKANRPDKAYLLMVNKMELKGLCNVVSYNTIIGAFCKGRNTRRAYKLFEEMGSKGIMPDVVTFTILIKAFLREANYTVVNKLRDQMVGMGLRPDRKLYTAILDHCCKTGEIGMARSIFNVMIENDIAPDVISYNALINGLRKAAKLDEAMHLYEEMQNKGFNPDEVTFKLLICGLIREKKLSVACGVWGQMMEKGFTLEEEGCAALSDVSKSITVIFV; this is encoded by the exons ATGTATCATAGTCTTGGCGTTCAACGCCTCTTATACAGAACTCGCATATCATACTACGTCAAAGCCGGTTTCATTAATCAAGCCGTCCAACTGTTCGACGAAATGACCAACTCGAGCTGCCGCGTATTTAGCATAGACTACAACCGATTCATCGGCGTCTTGGTCCGCCAATCGCGCTTCGATTTAGCCGACTACTATTATTGCAAGATGATCCCTCAGGGATTTTCATTGACCCCATTTACTTACTCTAGGTTCATTTCTGCTTTGTGTACCGTTGGAAGCAAAAGGAGTAATTTCGATCACGTTGACAAGCTTCTTAAAGACATGGACAAACTCGGCTATTTCCCTGACATTTGGgcgtttaatatatatttggattttttgtgCGGAGAAAGTCGGGTGGAATTGGCAATGCAAGTGTTCGGCAAAATGGTTGAGAAGGGAAGAGAGCCTGACGTTGTTACATACACTATATTGATTCATGGGCTGTGCAAAGCTAGAAACTTCGACACTGCCGTAGAGCTTTGGCGTACTATGTTTGAAAAGGGGTTTTCTTTTGATATCATTGCGTGTTCAGTGCTTGTTAATGGGTTGTGTAATGGTGGGAAAGTTGATTTGGCATATGAACTTACAATTGGAGAAATGAAGGGTCGAGTAaagtttaacaatttgatatataatttactGATTAGCGGGTATTGTCGAGCAGGTAGGATTGATAAGGCAAAGGCTATCGAGCGGTTTATGAAGAGTAATGGGAATGTTCCAGATTTGGTTACTTATAATTCGTTCTTGAATTATTATTGTGACGAGTTGATGTTGGAGATGGCACAGgacttgttgaagaagatggagaGCAATGGAATCGAAGCTGATGTATATAGTTATAACCACCTTCTCAAGGGTCTTTGTAAAGCTAATCGGCCAGATAAGGCTTATTTGTTGATGGTGAATAAGATGGAGCTGAAAGGTTTGTGTAATGTTGTTTCATATAATACAATTATCGGAGCATTTTGCAAGGGTCGCAATACTAGAAGAGCTTACAAGCTGTTTGAGGAGATGGGGTCTAAAGGGATTATGCCAGATGTGGTAACATTCACAATTCTTATAAAAGCTTTTCTTAGAGAAGCTAATTATACTGTAGTAAACAAGCTTCGTGATCAGATGGTGGGGATGGGTCTACGGCCTGACCGGAAACTATACACAGCCATACTTGATCACTGTTGCAAGACAGGCGAGATTGGGATGGCTCGTAGTATTTTCAATGTTATGATTGAAAATGATATTGCTCCAGATGTGATTTCATACAATGCCCTTATAAATGGACTTCGTAAAGCTGCCAAATTGGATGAAGCCATGCACCTATACGAGGAAATGCAGAATAAAGGATTCAATCCTGATGAGGTGACTTTCAAATTGCTAATCTGTGGTCTCATACGGGAAAAGAAGCTTTCAGTGGCATGTGGCGTATGGGGACAGATGATGGAAAAAGGCTTTACTCTTGAAGAAG AAGGTTGTGCTGCTTTATCTGATGTTTCCAAGAGCATTACGGTCATCTTTGTATGA
- the LOC107428474 gene encoding pentatricopeptide repeat-containing protein At1g13040, mitochondrial isoform X4 — protein MYHSLGVQRLLYRTRISYYVKAGFINQAVQLFDEMTNSSCRVFSIDYNRFIGVLVRQSRFDLADYYYCKMIPQGFSLTPFTYSRFISALCTVGSKRSNFDHVDKLLKDMDKLGYFPDIWAFNIYLDFLCGESRVELAMQVFGKMVEKGREPDVVTYTILIHGLCKARNFDTAVELWRTMFEKGFSFDIIACSVLVNGLCNGGKVDLAYELTIGEMKGRVKFNNLIYNLLISGYCRAGRIDKAKAIERFMKSNGNVPDLVTYNSFLNYYCDELMLEMAQDLLKKMESNGIEADVYSYNHLLKGLCKANRPDKAYLLMVNKMELKGLCNVVSYNTIIGAFCKGRNTRRAYKLFEEMGSKGIMPDVVTFTILIKAFLREANYTVVNKLRDQMVGMGLRPDRKLYTAILDHCCKTGEIGMARSIFNVMIENDIAPDVISYNALINGLRKAAKLDEAMHLYEEMQNKGFNPDEVTFKLLICGLIREKKLSVACGVWGQMMEKGFTLEEGISKILINAKAG, from the coding sequence ATGTATCATAGTCTTGGCGTTCAACGCCTCTTATACAGAACTCGCATATCATACTACGTCAAAGCCGGTTTCATTAATCAAGCCGTCCAACTGTTCGACGAAATGACCAACTCGAGCTGCCGCGTATTTAGCATAGACTACAACCGATTCATCGGCGTCTTGGTCCGCCAATCGCGCTTCGATTTAGCCGACTACTATTATTGCAAGATGATCCCTCAGGGATTTTCATTGACCCCATTTACTTACTCTAGGTTCATTTCTGCTTTGTGTACCGTTGGAAGCAAAAGGAGTAATTTCGATCACGTTGACAAGCTTCTTAAAGACATGGACAAACTCGGCTATTTCCCTGACATTTGGgcgtttaatatatatttggattttttgtgCGGAGAAAGTCGGGTGGAATTGGCAATGCAAGTGTTCGGCAAAATGGTTGAGAAGGGAAGAGAGCCTGACGTTGTTACATACACTATATTGATTCATGGGCTGTGCAAAGCTAGAAACTTCGACACTGCCGTAGAGCTTTGGCGTACTATGTTTGAAAAGGGGTTTTCTTTTGATATCATTGCGTGTTCAGTGCTTGTTAATGGGTTGTGTAATGGTGGGAAAGTTGATTTGGCATATGAACTTACAATTGGAGAAATGAAGGGTCGAGTAaagtttaacaatttgatatataatttactGATTAGCGGGTATTGTCGAGCAGGTAGGATTGATAAGGCAAAGGCTATCGAGCGGTTTATGAAGAGTAATGGGAATGTTCCAGATTTGGTTACTTATAATTCGTTCTTGAATTATTATTGTGACGAGTTGATGTTGGAGATGGCACAGgacttgttgaagaagatggagaGCAATGGAATCGAAGCTGATGTATATAGTTATAACCACCTTCTCAAGGGTCTTTGTAAAGCTAATCGGCCAGATAAGGCTTATTTGTTGATGGTGAATAAGATGGAGCTGAAAGGTTTGTGTAATGTTGTTTCATATAATACAATTATCGGAGCATTTTGCAAGGGTCGCAATACTAGAAGAGCTTACAAGCTGTTTGAGGAGATGGGGTCTAAAGGGATTATGCCAGATGTGGTAACATTCACAATTCTTATAAAAGCTTTTCTTAGAGAAGCTAATTATACTGTAGTAAACAAGCTTCGTGATCAGATGGTGGGGATGGGTCTACGGCCTGACCGGAAACTATACACAGCCATACTTGATCACTGTTGCAAGACAGGCGAGATTGGGATGGCTCGTAGTATTTTCAATGTTATGATTGAAAATGATATTGCTCCAGATGTGATTTCATACAATGCCCTTATAAATGGACTTCGTAAAGCTGCCAAATTGGATGAAGCCATGCACCTATACGAGGAAATGCAGAATAAAGGATTCAATCCTGATGAGGTGACTTTCAAATTGCTAATCTGTGGTCTCATACGGGAAAAGAAGCTTTCAGTGGCATGTGGCGTATGGGGACAGATGATGGAAAAAGGCTTTACTCTTGAAGAAGGTATTTCTAAGATTCTAATTAATGCCAAAGCTGGATGA